The Setaria viridis chromosome 2, Setaria_viridis_v4.0, whole genome shotgun sequence DNA window GCCGGCACTGTTAGCGGTCCAACAATAGCACTTATCCACCGCTTGTGCTGTAAACCGTCAGCCACTGTCTGCCTGTTCTTTATCCGCGTCCTGACGAGCTTGCACAGATCAGGAGCCACAATGCTTGGGGATGAATCTCCGTTCCATGTGTCAATCCAGAAGAGGGCCAAATTACCATCACCAATTTGTACCTGAATTGAAGCGCTGCAGCATTGAGTCATTGCCTAACTGAAACTGCAGTTTTCTCCAAGGTCTGTCGGTGTCGGTTTTCTTGAGCCAAAGCCATCTCATCCTCAGTGCATAAGATGCAATCCTGAGGTCTATAATGCCTAGTCCTCCCAAGTTCGTGGGTCTGCAAGAAGTAGTCCGAGCTACTAAGCACTTGCCCCCAGAAGCTGTCTGTTTTCCAACCCAAAGGAACCCTCGCCGGCGTTTGTCAATCTGTTGAAAGACCCAGTCTGGCACCTTCAGGGAGATGAGAGTGTGGGTGCAGATGGATGTCATAACAGCTTTAACCATGGTCAATCTCCCCGCTTTGTTCATGAGGCCTGCCTTCCACGTTGGGATGGTGCTGGCAACTCGATCGACCAGAGGCTGGAGGTGAACCTTCTTTAGACGCCCTACTATCAGGGGGAGGCCCAGATACTGAATGGGGAAGTCAGTCAATTTGGCCGGTAGGATATTACTGATCGGTTGCAGTTGTTCATCTGTGCATGCAATTGGCACTATCATGCTTTTCTGCAAGTTGGTATGTAGGCCTGAGGCATTTCCGAAGAAACTTAGGATCTCCTTTACGGTAACCAAATCCTGAATGGCAGGTGTAACGAAAAGCATGACATCATCAGCGTATAGAGAGCATTGGTGCTGAATTCCTGCATCCGGTGGAGCGCTGATAACTCCTGCGTGGGCAGCGTTGTTGAAAAGCTTGTGTAGCACCTCCATGGCGATGATAAACAACATTGGCGAGAGTGGGTCGCCCTGCCGTAGCCCCCTCGCATTGTGTATGAGCCTGCCAGGCTCACCATTCAGAAGAACTCGTGTGGTGGCAGAGCAAAGCAGGGATGAGATCCAGTCGCGCCACTTGGTGCCAAACCCCATTGCAGCAAGGACTTGCAACATGAACGGCCAGTTAACCGTGTCAAACGCCTTGGAGATGTCTAGTTTGAAGAGCAGGGTGGCCTTCTTCTTACGGTGTAACGTCCTTGCCGCTTGCTCGATGAATTTAAAATTATCGTGGATGGACCGGTTGTGGATGAAGGCACTTTGGTTAGTGTTGATGAGGCGCTGCAGTTCGGGCGCAAGGCGATTTGCAAGGAGTTTGGCGACGAGCTTGCCAAAGCTATGAATCAGGCTAATCGGTCTGTAGTCCCCCGGATTCTCTGGTTCATCGACTTTGGGCAGCAAGGTGATCAAAGCACCGTTGAGGCGACGTAGCTGAATGCAGTTGTTTCTGAAGAATGCGTTGAACCCCGCCATTACATCCTGCTTGATCACAGGCCATGCTGCCCTGTAGAATTCTGCCGTGAATCCATCTAGCCCGGGTGCCTTGTCGTTTGGGAAGGATTTAACAGTGCTCCACACCTCTTCTTCAGAAATCGGCTGTTCTAGGTGCTGAAGTTGGGCTGGCTGAATTTTCAAAGCTGCCAGGTCGATGATCTCGGTTCTGGCTGGAGCCATGCTGAGGATGCTGTTGAAGTGGCTGAACAACATCAACTCTTTTTCATCCTGGGTAGAGGCCACCCGATCACCTTGTTGTAACTTTGCAATGAATTTCTTTTTTGCTCTATGGCCTGCCTGAATGTGAAAGAGCCGTGTGTTGGCATCACCGTCACGCAAGAAGGTTATGCGTGATCGGAGGCGTGCCATTGTCCTTTCTAAAGAGGATAGCCCGAGTATTTTGAGCTTAAGTTCTTTACGCAATTGAGCCTCCTGCGCCGTCAACGTCCGCTCCTCCTGTGCCCTGTCCAGCCATTGAACGATCGTCCTGGCGACGAGCAACTGAACCTTAAGCTGCCCAACATTGCGCTGGCTCCAGCTTTGGAGCTCGCGAGCTGTTCTCTTGAGCAAAATATCCAACCTTGTGAACGGATCGGAGGCTTGGTCAGGACATGTCCAGCCCTTCTGCACGGCCTCAATGAATCCTGGCAGTTTGGTCCACCAGTTTTCAAAATGGAAATGGCACTTAGAGCTGAATGCGGCGTTAGTGGCCAAATGGAGAGGGGAATGATCAGACATGCCGGAAGCTAGAGCTTGCAGGAAGCAGTATGGATGTGCTAGCTCCCAATCAATGGCGACGAGGATCCTGTCAAGTTCTACAGCGACCATTAGTTTGTGTTGATAAATGCGGACCAGCGCTAATCTACCATCTCCAGCCATAAAGCAAATAGCATGACTCTCCATTGCAACACGGTGCATGTTCCAACCAAGCAAGAACAGGGTGGGTCGTCGGCGCCTAGCAAGAAAGTCTCTCGCGCACCTTGGTTCTTGTGATGGAGATGACGATGCCGGTGGGGGTTGACTCGGAAGTGTAACCAGGCTTGTCAGGCAACAGGAGATGGTACGGCAAGCTCTTGATGCAGATGGATTgctaattatatttttttccttttcaattaAGTAGCATCTTTAGCCTTCCTTAGCTTGTCCCTGGTATTTTGATATTGGGGCATACTCCGGAAAAAGGAAAGGGTTCAAGATTGAGATTGATGTCTTCATGTATTTTTGTGATTCAAAGAAGATGGCCTTAGCCCTTTGTTCATCTCATGCCCGTTAGGCCAATGCCACCAGAAACGAAGGTCTGACGATGTCATGCGCAGAGTGCATTATCGCCACGCTTGTGCCTCCACGCCTGCACAGCTCATCTCTTATGCCATGTTCACTGCTGAAATTCGGTAAAAGAATGTCTGTTGCTGAAAGAATTTCCTCTTTTTTAGAAATTCGAAAGTAGTGGTCTTGAGGACGATACTACGAGAAATTGTCTATAGATCGAGACATGTCACTTGTTTCCTATGCTTATCGAGATAATAAATTTGATGACTATATATCATCTAAATGTAACAATGATCGATTTGATAAGAGATCCACATAAACCTCGGTGACTTTGTGGTAGACAATCGCCTTGTCGCCGATTTCATCCAGCTAGTCCGCAGATATGCTATCTAAGGAAGCATCAACACACAAGATTATGGTGTTGACAAGTTGAACGTCATGTATTGCATTGTTGAGAGTACGACGAAACGAGACACCAGGGTGATCAGTACTGTAAAATGCACAGTGAATTCTTGCATAAAGTTTTACTTTGGGTAGAAGTAGGACAGTGGGGGAGTCGGATCGATAAGAGGCTTTATATTGTGCCTCCATAAGAGAATTATATTGTGCATAAGCTTTAATGTAATAGAATGTAATGTGAATCTTGAGGTTGTTGCATCAATGATGATGGATTTCTCTTTCAATAGGGAGTACATGTCAGAAAGGAAACAGAAAAGGAGAAGAGGGCATATTGACTATCAGAACCTCGGAGATAGGAGTGCACTGTGTTTGTTGGAAGCTGCCATGACTTGTCTATGTGCTTGTAGGAATAGGAGGCATTGTGAAGCAATGCTCAATCGATCCTTTGGGCCGACCACTGTGGTCTACAGGCACATGTTTGTGTTGATAGATCTGTGAATCAACGCAAATCTACCATCACCTTCGATGATAGACCTCAGCTCAATACTGTAGCTCGGACCATGCTCCAATCACCGTATATAGCAGTCAGAGCCGGCACGGGCCAGAACAAGATGCCTCTCGCCATGGATATCATCAAGAAAATGTCAATCCCCTCGGTGTATCTCGGCTGGGATTGCCAGTCCAACGTTACATGACAGGAATGGCTACTGCTTTCCCTTCGGCTTGGGCGTGGCCACCTCTAGCTAGAAGCAGCACGTCTCTTGCGTGCCTTGGCTGCTGAAAGTCATTTCATCCTGTACTCTTTAGAATTCTGAATGTACAGTCTTTGAAGATCGAGTGAGAGCATGAAAGTTGTCGATATAAATTGTCACTAGTGTGCTATGCTTATGTGAGTTCGTGGTGTAGCAGACAAGCACCTACTGCTGAACTATGTTATGAATCATTCACATTCGCTACCCGTGATTCTGTGTAAAACACATGGTGTATTTTGCATAAAGTTTAGTGATAAGCCATATCCCTAGCCAAGGTAGGAGTAGGACAGTCTGAGAGCAAGATTGATGAGAGCTCGGTGCATAATAAGCAGCTTTAATAGGAGATGTAATGTGATTCTTGTGGTTGTTGCACCGAACATGATCAACTTTATCTTTAAATACATAGGGATTACATATCCAGGAAACAGAAAAAGATAAGAGGGAAATAGAAACATCAATTCACACTGACCGTCTAAAACTCGAGAAACGGAGGTAGAATCGTGCCACGTTTGTTCAGAGCCGCCATGACGTGCAGTGTCTGTGATAGCAGCGCCGAGTAGCAGCGAAACATCCTGTATAGTAGGACGGGGAGGCCTCGTGAAGCAATGCTTTAGTGACTGAGACGGCAATCGCGGTCTATGCGCGAGAATCTACCATATTCAGTGAGACAGAAGTCGATCCATTGCGCAGTGATCCATGGTTGCATGTTCCAACCACAGTGATGGAAAGAACGGGACGCGTGCATCTTCAGCCAAACGTATGGCAGAGTTGCGCAGCTGCTCCGGGAGATCGTCGAGAGGAGGTTAGCCTCTGGATTCAGGGCCGGTGCCAAAGGCGTCTTGCAAGGAATTGGGTCGCCATTGCAACAGCTAGTGCTGATCCCGCAGGATAGCTAGCTAGATAGTCATAGATGGCTCCCCAACTGGTTGGAGTTGTTTACCGCCGTAAGGTGCACCTGTGTAACCGACCCGAACTAAGCACGCACCGATCCGACCCGCATTATAAACCATATTTTCTTCTTTACATAAAGATACACAGCTCATAtattcttgaaaaagaaaacattatCGTAACTTTGGTAAAGGGGTGGATCGATCTTGCTCCCCGCATTTTAAAATTTATATGACATTTAATATAAAATTAATTAGCTTATTGTAAGCACTATATACTTTTAAATTATAGAAAGTATATTGCGTTGATTAGTTATCTGAAGCATCATATATTAAAAACAGAGGGGGCAGAAATTTAGCTAGTAGGAACATTCAGGAAAGTCTTTTTAAGGTGGACATCCAAGAACTGCAATTCATGAACCGTCACTAATGGAGAAATAAAAACAGAAGTACATGGCGATGGGTAATCAAGTGGTGCATTCGCGCTCCAACTAAGCACATTGGCACCAAAACAGACAATAACATTACCTACCAACTCATATCTTAAAACGACTAAATTTCGATAACCCATATATATAACTATTGAATATAAGTTTTACACAAAACTACAACTTGAGACATTGAAAAAACCTACAATTCTGCCCAAACCTATAACTATTTTGATAAAACTGTAGTTTGTCACAAAGCTTGTCGAAATAGTTATAGGATTTTAAAATAAGCACCAACAAATGTCAAAATTGTTGTAGATTTTTAAAATTTACTCTTTAAATATTGACTTGGTAGAACTCAAGGATAAATTTAGCTTGGTTGAAAAAAGAGAAACGGAAACAAGGCAGCCTTTACCAAGGCACTACCTTCGGCATTAACAGAAATCCTTCGTTGTTGGTACATGGTCAACGGCATGAAACAACGATAGATATGTCCCCTTGGATACCACTGGATACATTGAAATGGCCACCTAACACAGTGAAATCAGTTCTACATAAAATTTTCGCCACAGCAGTAGGATGTTCAGAACAGCTGGCCAACTCTTGTCTAAAATTCACTGTCACATAGGCAACAGGCCAAAATTTTCTGTGAGAAAACTTACTGTCACCACTGGAGCTCTATAGCAACCAGCTTTTTGTTGCCCAAGGACGGATTTGCATGCATCTGTATGACAACCTACATCTGCTGTTCTACTCGTCTAATGGGATCTTGGAAGTATTGGAGGGAAATGAGAAGGGCCTCCTGGAAAAGGTTGGCTTTTATTGTTAGCATGAACAGATTTCATAACAAATGAACTTTTTTAAAGCTTAAAAAGCAGGTACCTCTGTTCTTATTGTTCTGCTCCCTTGGTTGGGGCACGTATTCAAATAAGATGTGAATACATCATTCGCATGTTTACCCTGTCAGAAAAAATATGCAACTTTAATGCCAACAGAACTAACAGTATGACAACCATTAATCAAATGAAAGAGCCCCACAAATGAAAGTTGAACATTTTCAGCTAGCAAATTAGCTCAGATTTTCATGCAATGTTAACAGTTTTAATGTTCTTAATTCAACCATAGACAATGCTTTCATAACTCCTAATTTTCATGCAAGTATTGTAAAAAAGAGAACAGCCATACTTTCAAATTTGTATCTTCTTCAATGCTTTCTTCCAAACCAGCAAGTCCACCAAACGCAATCAGAAGGTGCCTGTCAAATGAAGCCTCATAAGTAGCTAGATAGACTCTAACAATGGTGCATGTATACATGGTGTAAATTTTACTCACAAGACGCCTGGTTACAATACACGCCTTTGGATTACAGAAATAGTACAAATACTTGCACAGAGAATTTTACTACAATGTTTCATTGATTAAGTGAAGGTACATCATACCTTAGTTTAATATTTATCTTTATCCACTCACGATGATTTAAAACAAAGACTAGGGCAGCAGCTAATGTGCTTAGCAAGAACCTTGGTCATGTTCACAAATTGGGGTTGTATTTAAGAACTGTAGACTGATTTCAAGTTTATTAAACAAAAACCACACTTCATGTAATTCTCCTAGCACAGGTGACACATTCCACAGTTATTTGAATATTTGATGATATACAGTGTTGGTGGTTACAAAGCCCAAGCAAGTATTTTGGGGCCCTGGAGCCTGAAGTCAAGGTTCCATAGGGCTTTTAGGGGATCGCGTGTTCAAGTGTCTGACTCCTAGTTGTCTGTTTGGGTAGTGCCCCAAGGCTGGTATTTATAGTATTTATAGCCATTGGGGCCAGCTAGGAACGACCCTCAAGATTACGTTTCTGCCCCCTGTATGGTCCATACAGAAGGCATTGTCTAGGGGACATTTGAGGGCATACATCCTCTGGTTAGAACTTCCTGTTCATGGTACTGCACTGTGATGTTGGTGTGCTTCCGTACGCTGAGTAGTCCCGTTATTTCTGCTGAACAATAATTTCTAATCACCCTGGCCTCATTAAGGAGCTATGTCCCATGCCCCCATCCCGGGATCCCCCCAACATCCTGCAACTGTTTAACAAAACTGTATCTCCTTTTTGTTGTTCTGTCTACTTGTTggtcttgttgggtttcagctctagcctaccccaacttgctttgcgactaatgtttttttttgttgtataCAGTTTTGTGCACTTGAATAAAGCTGAAGCACCCCCAAGAAAATTGAACACATTAAACTGAGTAAAAGAGACCAAATCTAAATTGGTCTCTCAAGGTGGTCTTTGAGGACCACAGATGGCATACCTAAAAGAAGGTAAGGTCAGCTCCGAAGAATTAACTATTTGTCCATGCTCTGAAGTGCCAATGATATGGTCATATTCTTCCTAGAGATGGTGGAAATAGTAAATGAATAAATGAAGGGAAGTTAGTTAGTAACTCAAATTTTCTGAACAAATTGGGATTGCGAAAACAGTACCTTGTATGGGGAATTTTttaaaacaccacttaaatttGAAGCATAACGCACTTTATAGCCCCAATAAGATCCCATCTCTTCCCTAGGGGTGGAGGGGGGAACAACTTCCCTTATGCAAGCTAGATGCAAATACAAATGCAGTTAGTACAATGGCAAGATAGCACAGTACATAGTTCAAAAAAAACATCAGAAGAATAAATTGATAACAACCAGACTTATGAGCTGAAATGAGAAACATAAAAAATTGGAACAGGAAGCAACAACCAAAGTACATATCGTGAATGAATACACATCATTTTTCACAAATGAGTTGTTACATGCTTGATGGTAAGAAATCTTAGGTATCTTCCTTCTATTGTTAGTTCAAGTCCAAACTATCAAAACTGAGTACCTATTAAAAGCTACTTAAGTCGTGGGATGGTACTACAGAGCAGTATTAGATGATTAGGTGGAAGGGTACAGAGATAATTTCATTCGCATCAAAATTAGTGCGGAGGGTAGTTTAGTACTTCTCCAATAACTTTGTTCCAGTATTACAGATGTTTCTTCTGAGCATCGCAGCCGCATCATCTTCAGCCACAGAAATTATGTAGACAAAAACTCCAAATTAAAAGAATTATTGTAGGTGATCATGCGGTATGCTATCCTTCAAGCACCTTATCTGTGTTTCTTGCATGATTCTCACAAGGATTAGCAGTGATCATTGGGGCTGCCAATCCGATGGTTgaagagaggaagaaaaggCACTCTTGCTTGCATCTGGAGTTCGCTGAGCAGGATAGAATTTTGGATACGGAGCTGCATGCTATCAGGCATGGCACGGCCTTTCGCTTTCTCGGCAACAGGTCAACGATGGATAGGCCAAAGAAGGGAAAGAATGAAAGAGTTTCCTGGGCTGGAACGCTGGTGAGAACTCAAAAACACAATGATAAACTCACATGAACATGAGTGAACATGGACGATTTTGAGATGAGATGAAGCAGCAGTTTCTCAGGGGTTTTCCCTTCTATTTATTTGCCGGCAACTGAGAGAAGCGTGCAAGGGTTTCTCAAGCCACACCTCAGCCGTGTTTGTCCCCACAACCTGCATGACATGTGTCCAGCTGACGTTTATAGACAGCTCTGTTCCTACACTGCCCTTAAAAAGATCAATGGTTCGATTATTTTATAAGGGAGGTACCTAAGGTACCTTCCAAGCACCATAACTTCTATTGAACATTTGCTATAACAGTAGAAGAGTTGAAAACACAAATGTAAATGCTTAGGAATTGTCCTCATGAGGGTTATCTAGATTACTGAGGATTATAATTTCTTAGGCATTGGAAAAAGCATAGACAAAGAAATATCAATACAGTAGTATTTATTGCAATCCATGAAATAAATTGTTTACCTGTTGTTAGGTCACGATTGGTTCCCATGGCTACAGTTACCCTTTTCCCTGGTTCTAGTATTTGCTCAACAAGAACATTCTACAGAAGCATGACAAAATAGAATCAGTACGAATCCATTGCATTGTAGTGTTCATTTGTTTtacatatatttttatattaaatCATCTAAGTACAGATTAGATAATATACATTGTGAAATCCTGTTTTGATCTGGAAATGAAAATTGAGATCTGTCAGAATGTTagggcttttctttttcctagcTTCACCGTATCTCTTGAAAAGCCTTATCAGGACTACTGAAAAAGAACCAACTAACCCAAGCAGGATATATTCAAGGGTTTGCTCAATTTACATACTCCCATAGGTTGTCATGTTTGATAGCCTCCTCACTTACAAGTTGCCTAAGCTCATAAACAGACCCGGAACAAACCCAAATGCAACTACAAGCCTCTTTTTGGGACACTAAGAAATAAAAGATTAGGCTGATCAATTagcgtgtgtttggtttgagggtcCAACTGGGTTGGAACGGGTTCGACCCACGTGGACCTGTGTTTGGTTGAAAAATGAAGTGGGTTAGGTCCGTCCCTGAGGAGAATATTCCCCTCAGATGAGGGTCGAGTGCGTCCGCCCAAATTGAGCGGAAGCATCCAACCCACTTGGACGGCGTTGCAGTGCCGTTTCGCGTGAGAGCAAGCGTgagctccggcctccggccatAGCGACTGGCGGGGAAGAGGAACGGGCTGGCGGCGCTACGGAGAGAAGGGGCAGCGGGGAAGACAGCGCGGGGAAGAGGAAGGGACCGGCGGCGCACCCCTCcagtcgccgcccgcccgcccccatCCCGTCACCATGCCCCTCCAGTCGCTGCCCACCCACCCCCATCTGCTAATCCAGCCATCCCGTGCTACACCGTCCCACCCTCTAAAGCCCAAAAATCGGCCTCTCCGCTCCCCTTCACCTCTCTGTTGTGCACCGTCGCCGAGTCAGGGAGCCTCCGCCCCCCGGATCCACCATCACTGCCAGGTGTCGTCGTCCCCACCCCCGTTGTCCTCCACGCCATTGTTGCCCGTCGTCCCAGGTGGCCAGTATCGCAGCCGAGCGCTCAATTTGTTTGTTGTCGACGTCCCCCACCCCACCAGCAAGCACTACCCAagctggaggctggagctaTGACCTCCTACGTCGGCGGCGCATGAGGCTGTCGTGGCGGGGGAGGAAGACACCGGCGGGGGAGACCAGCACGGTGAGGGAGGCCGGCCGgtaggggagagagagggtggctagaggaagaagataaggtgagtgaggatgacatgtgggccccgcagctgacaggtgggacccgttgctaacggtgttaaaatggtATCCATCCCATCCCTCACAacacctccaaccaaacaaaagactggaACGAACccatccctctcatccaaacatGAGATGGGTTGAACCCAACCCACAAAAGTGGGATGAACCCAACCCGTTCCACttggtcccaaaaccaaacacatgcttagtTCCACACCTAATTTAAGTGTTTCAAAGCATAAATGAAGCCAAATATACAGTCTCCACTTTTTCTATGGTAACGCATTGCTGTCTTAGGAACTTGGAACTCTCTAATTTACCGAAGACATAAATTGTCAAAGTTGAACACATGGTGTTTTCTCGGCTTTTATGTCAAGTATAAAAAATATTAACTTACATTGCAACGTTAAATCCATCCTCACTATAAACTACAAAATGATGCAAACCATTGCACATCAACTTTTATCATACTTATCTCCTCAAACATAACTCACTTTGAAAACATTTAAGAATTGAATAGGTATTTTAATAGTCTTAGCCTCTTGAACCCTACAAATAACATTTGCATCAGATTTTGCAAGCATAATTTTATTAGATGCAGTTATCCAGGTTGCACACAAAATTATTCGACATGTCTTCTAACTCAGCAAAATTCTATCCCCAGAAACTGTTGTGGAGAACAAGAAAAAGGGCATTAAAGGTACCATACATACCTTGCTTAATCCCACATCAACAAGGGTTCCCTTTGAGCGATCACCCTCCAATGTTACACCTGTCTAAATTCAGTAGCATGTAAGCATATGTTGAATCAGAAATGTCAATGTGTGATGCAGAAGATTATACAACATGAATGAGTGGAATATGATTATAAATAATTGGAACCAATACCTTAGGCTAGAAGAGATACATAGTGCATAGTAAAACAAATAATTAGATGCAAAGACTTTCAATTCGGGCACCAAATCAACATGACAAAAATCCTAACAAATATGCTAGCTGCCGTCTATGTTGAAATACCATTTAAAATTCAACCTCATACTCCAAATAAGTTCCAAGAAACACAAAGATGATAGGCTTTTTGTGCATAGTAACAATTATCTTTTTCTTACATGCCAAGCTTCTTGCGGGGGACCAGTTAAAGCATTTAACTCTAAAACTCCTGTCCTGACCCAGATTCAAAACATGGCACTTTCTTATAACAAACCCAAATGAGTGATATGAGTATCCCCCCTTGTCGAGTTTCTACTTccttttggtcaaatttaacaGAAGAATGAACTTTAAGTAATATAGAATTACTCCCAGATATTTAAATGTCAATTTGGTGTAGCCAAATTCTTTTGCACTTCACTTAATTGTATGTTTGAATAACATATCTCCCCACCATACTGCTAGTACAGAGTTTACTTTCAATAGTTTAGCAGTGTCAAAAAGATCCCACCCTTAAAGTGTCTCCTTTGAACGAGCAGGATAATTGTCATATAGATATACCAACCCAGTTTGATCACCCCTTCCAAATGCCAGAACAAAGGAAATGATAACAATTGAATGAAGATGTGCAAGCTAGACTAGTAAAAGATCACTAAATGACCCTATTCTAGTTTACAAAATACACATTTATGGTCATGTGCCCAAGAAGCATAAAGATTTAGTACATTCCAAACGTTCAGCGCGCATTGTGAGTTCAGCAATTAAAAATTGATACCAACAGCACCAGGAAAGATATTACCTTCACGAAACTCAGACCATTCATGCTTGCGCACATGGTGTGGCGCATCGAGTGGTGGAAGCAATCCCTGCATGTCAGAAATAGCACAGCACAATTAGCACCAGCAGAAATCATCATTCATCAAATGCTAACACAACAACATTGCTTGACATCTCACCACAAACTTTAGGTTCTTGTGCATGGGGAAAAGACGCCGGCGCAAGTACTGCGGAGTCTCCAGATACTCCAGTATCCGAACAAGGAAACGCGCGCCACTCTCTTCACCGTCACCTGTGTCACCATTCTCTGAAGTGGGAGTGCTGTCGAAGACGACGACCTCGTCTATGCGGAAGACTGTTGCAGCACGGGCGATCTGGCCAGCTAGCTGAAACAGGGGAGATGCCCTTGTAAGCTTCCGAGCTGCGAGAATCGTTGCACCATAATAGGGAGGGCCACAAACCAGGGTAGCGAGCTCGAGGGACTGGGCGTTGTCAATGATGGAGCCAGCAACGGCAATGCTCACAGTCGGCTTCAGCATTTTCATCTTCTCCTCCACCTCACCCCCATCTTTCAtctgcttctgcttcttcttctcatGGGGTGCACCTTCCTTGGCTATTGCGGCACCACAGTGGTCATCTGTGGCATCGTTCTGCTTCTTCCTTTTCTGCTTCTTGTCCTTGTGCCGTGCCTTCCCCACGGCGGCTGCCTCGTTGTCAGCAGGCTTCATAGCAGCGGCTGGGGAGGAATATggataggccctgtttggaattGCTTTTCTGAGACCCGCTTTTCTAAGAAGCAGCTGTCTGGCACCTGAACCTGAAAGAATGACGTCATGCATTAGGTGCAAACTGAATTATTGTTATGAGTAAATCAATATCAAGTTGAAAGATCAAAGCTACTACAATCTTATTCATCCAGGTTAAATGAGGCAGGGCATAGACAATTTCAGGTAAGAATTGAGAAATGATTTGACAAATGTTAGCATGTGTTCCATGGGCGGAGCTGATGAATCCACAAGACTAGAGCCATATCTATAAATTCTAACCGCCTAAACTGCCAACACCCAATCACATACAGCCACATAAATGTATAATTCAGATGATATTTTAATTCCATGCTTAATCATACGACAAATTTGGTGAAAATATATAAAGTGATAAAAAAAACTACCTAACTAATGTCTTGTCTTCCTGACTGTGTAACTAAGAGCAATTCCAACCGATCTCTCAAATCTAAGCCCCTACTCCTCGCTATGAGCTTCCTGCATTGCAACATCACCACGCATGGGAATTAAATTGCAGCAATAATCCAATCACAGCACAAAGAAATCTGCCAAATTGAGAGTGAAGAGTTCAAT harbors:
- the LOC117845807 gene encoding uncharacterized protein, which gives rise to MKPADNEAAAVGKARHKDKKQKRKKQNDATDDHCGAAIAKEGAPHEKKKQKQMKDGGEVEEKMKMLKPTVSIAVAGSIIDNAQSLELATLLAGQIARAATVFRIDEVVVFDSTPTSENGDTGDGEESGARFLVRILEYLETPQYLRRRLFPMHKNLKFVGLLPPLDAPHHVRKHEWSEFREGVTLEGDRSKGTLVDVGLSKNVLVEQILEPGKRVTVAMGTNRDLTTACIREVVPPSTPREEMGSYWGYKVRYASNLSGVLKNSPYKEEYDHIIGTSEHGQIVNSSELTLPSFRHLLIAFGGLAGLEESIEEDTNLKGKHANDVFTSYLNTCPNQGSRTIRTEEALLISLQYFQDPIRRVEQQM